The genomic interval GTATGCCCTTGCCTTGTCCGCTTGTTATTTCATGAGCTTGAGCTAAGAGTTTGAGAGAGATGTTTCTAGTGTTAGACTGGTGTAATCTGAACTCTGAAGACTTTGGTGGCTGTTAAAACAGTGTTGTGCAACCTATCTTTTTTTCACCAATAAACAGATTTAATGTCAAGTAcattgtttcttcttttctcttttttcttgtgATTTGTTAggttgatgaaaatttaataatattattattattcaaaatttaaaaattttttttgtatgaattttttttttaaaattttggcaTCTAAAATCTGATTGATTGATAACTGATTGATTGATAATGATAGGAATACtttttatagtaattttaatcaaaattaaaatttatataatttattttactaaacaacttattaattaattttataagctattatgttttataaaagttttataatagcttttaaagtaaaaaaaagattaagcTAAACAAACTCTTAATGTGGTCTTCTTACAAGAATATAATCGAGCAGATCCAATTTGATCCTAATGCGGTATGCAAAAGTTTAACACCATACATAAGGTCGATGATACGTTGAAATTATCAAAAATCATATGCAACATTAATCTCCAGCCATTCCTTTGTATCATAAACAGGTATACAGTTATAGTATTAaactaaaatccaaaattccTAGCTGAGAATCTACTCATTTCATCAAAGGCCTCAATATGGATACATCATGCAGACTAGAAATGAACTTCATTGCACCCTTTGCTTGGCATCAGAGATTTGAAACATAAGCTGCAAAAAGTAAAAGGTTTTAGGTTAAAATTAGTCCTTGCCAGGCCCTCGAGATGTTAAAACCTCATGAGGATACTTGGCATCTGGAAAACATTTGAAGGTGCCTCATGCCATTTACCTTGGTTCCCACATAAAATGACAGAAGCATAAAACCCAAGACAGACAGTCCTGAAAACACGTATTGTATTAATTGGGCAGCAATGAGGTACACAGGAAAGAGCTTTATCAGGGTGAAAGGCATATCACAATCCCATACCTTCTTTTCTGAGGAATCGAGAAATCAACCAATTAATGCCTGATGGTCCAATAACATAGCCAACGAGGTTAGCAACCTGCATACGAAGAAAAGAATGATAATAGCAAATGTAAAGACCATTTCTCATACGAAGCATCTACTTGGTTCTAAACTGCAGCTGCAAAAAGGCATCCATTTCATCATAATTTTTGCTTGCTTTCTATTAGATAAGGTGTTATTAGGTTGGTATTTTTGCTATTTACTTTTTGTTTCCAGAAGCAACTAAGCAAAACGTGTGTTGGATACAAAAgcaaaatatgttttaactttttaagaTGACAAAATGCATGATTCTACTTCTATAGAGTAATTACGTTATAATTAGTGTTACATTTCAATTATTTGTCCGTTTCAAAtatattatgattttgccTTTTATGCGTTTGCTTTATAGCAATTTTTAATACagcaaataacaaaaaataagcaCTAAACAATCAACCAATTGGAGCCTAAATAACAGTAATAAAAAACAttcattatccaacaaattcatgataataaatttgacaagtaaaattttcaaaataggCTTCTCTTTGCGAGTACACATTGcttaacaaaaagaagaacCAATGAGCATTCATTGGTCCAGCCGTTCAGCAAAAGGTGCATTGCACAGAAGGCAAATGCAAGCAACTACAATAACAACGTCTGGAACTGAACAAACCCCTCAACATACATCAAAAAGTGGAACACAACACCAATATCATGTGTAGATAAAATGCTAGAATGAAAAAATGTGGAGTAAATTAGAAGTTgcaatattaaattttctatGCACACTAAGACTGACCATGAGACAAGTGATTGTGATAGCACCAGCAGCTGCTTTAAgttcatgaaaaatgaatcctCCCAATGCACCCTCAGCCTGACAGCAAATTTCATTGGAACACTGTACTTAGACAATCATGAAGCTTGttataaaagaagaaaatattcGTTGCCTTATTTTATACCCTTAATAACAGCATAGAAAAAGTATCTGGTGCCATCTCAACACCTTATAACCATATGATGCTAGGATAATGgcaaaaaaaatgattaagcCTGTAATCTCATGTAAAAAGTTTACATGTCATTATGTGCATGCACTCAATGGATGATAAACATCATCAGTTCACTACCCATAAATATTGGCCATGGGTCATGAGAACAGTGTTGCTGAGGTTTTAAGCTTCAGGGTGACCAAATTAACCATATGCCAACTAATTTACATGCAAAACTTATGCAACCAAACAGTATATAGACTTGTGTCACTTTTCCCCTATAAGCTCTAAAAGGGATCCAGTGAGGTTAACTTCAGGCTGAACGTTGGATACAATAGCCCAAATCACACAAGATTAAAACCATTTGTACTTTATACAACCTCTTTTTCATTTGCATAAATGAAGAGAGCTCAACATTAGCAACAGATTAATTGCCAGACACTGATGCCAGCCAGGTGCCCTCAGGCTAACTACCAAGGCTAAAAAGTGCCAGAATCTTCATCACAGTGGTAATAATCATGCCAAAATAATAACTGGTAGAAAACATAGACTTAACCTGCAATGCATTTGTTGCTGATTTCACCAACATTTCAGGAACAAAGAATAAACATGTTAGCCATGCCCATGAAAGAAGTTTCCTAAGACCAAAGGCAATATGCAGTTAGATAAGGAATAGGCTACATGCTCATAGAacagaacaaagaaaagaacaacCCAAAAGCTCAAGATTATACCACTCCAAATCATGCCATATAGCAACAAATGTGAATATAACCCATATGTTGAGTAGCTTTCTCCGAGATCCACCAAGAGGAATATACATGTACCTAAAAATTGCTATCATTTTGTAAGCGAACACGTCAGATATAAAAATGCAGAAAAGAGAACCAAAGAAAAAGTATCCAGAAATGAAAACCTCACAATCCACTTGTTGAAGGACGCATGCCAACTTTTCCAAAAACCTTCCAAGTTGTAGCAATTATTGACACACTTTGGCATGTTTTCAGGGGCCTCAATGCCAGCTATCTACAATTATAAAGTGTAAATGAATTTCTTCATACAGGTACAGATACTAATGCTAAAAATTGTGGCACAAGTTATAACCGAATGGTGGACAGGTGTGATCCAAGGATTAAACCATCCAAGAAGGAAATCAACACGGCCACATGTAAGGGAAAATATATACTACAGAAAACACACATCCTTTAAGCGAACATACCAGTGACCAAAACCGAAAATAGCGCCAGATAAGGAAAAACTTTAACCACATGAAGTTTATGACCTGTAGCAGCATGTGGACAGTGTTAGacttaattttagtacttcaTGCATTTACACTAGGAAAACTTGGGATCAACAAGATAAATAGCAACTTATGCCAATATGACCTCTGTTCTTAACAACTTTTACGCATGGTGTTTGCTAGCTTCATTAGCATCTTTATGTTCAACCATACATCTCTTCTCAGTATTGATTTTAAGAATgagatttttttcttaacatTGGGTGCTTCCAGATCAATGTGGAATCAAGATATCTGATCGCCCTATATGAGCAATTTCCACCCAGACAAGTCCAAATGGTACCAATTACACAGATAGAGAATGAAGGCAACATTTTATAAAGGGTAATATTGATTCGAGCACTTCTTTCTGTGTTAGGCAAAGTGGGCAAGGGCTGGAGTAGTTCTGTTCACATATCATACTAGAACTTAAGGCTCTGTAATTTTCTTAACCAATGAACATGTACCCCATCATACAATCAATGCGAAAAATCCTGACTTTGTATCATATGAAAAATATCCtgttaataaaaagaaaaaagaaatttatctTAAAGTTTGCCAAGAAagattagacttataactcctTACCCCATAACCAATGATGAATATGTCCATAGGAGATAACATTTGCCACGAACCACTGGTCattgtgaaaaaaatttagttacCATACAATAAGACTGCCTCTAAAGATTTCCTAAATCAAAATGCAAGCTTGAACTTTGAGTTCCAAGAGAGTCACCTGACAGCAAAGGCATTAAAGTAAAACAAATGAGTCATTAGTTCCATAAGAGACAGAACAAATACCCAACGTAGCCCGTACCAAGTCACCTCTTTGATTGAGTAATGATTTTGTGGCACATCTAACTGCAAAAATTAGTAGAAAGGGGACCTAACGATATTATACCACATGTCAATGATAAGTAGAAATATGTTTGAATGGAAATATATGCAGTCtgaaatacaaaaatatgtaCCTATTAAATTGGGAAACTTTGCAACTATTTCATGAGCAAGGTAAATAAACCAAGAATAAAAGGTAAAAGTTCCGTGTTtgggaaaaataaatttgagagATGGATTTAGATTtagtttattatataaattgtgaAAGAAGAATGCAAGCATTATGTAAAAGGTAGTGAAGATTAGAAAAACctataaatttgaaaaagaataataagataaatttaaaattcccTTATTCAGTTTAGGTATTTCAATTCTATCCTTAAGTAGAGATCTAACAAATCTATAAATTTGGAAATAATCATGAAAGTCATGCTTTCTTGAGTTGCATGTATAACACAAATTATGTTAAGTTGGAAAACTAAACCCTTTCTTTCAAATTCAAGTGACCAAATGGAAACTAGGAGAATTTTACAATGAAAGGTATCTAAAGTCTAACACTCTCATCATTAATGAGAAATtctctgtgtgtgtgtgtgtgtagagagagagagagagagagagagagaggaggaagaagaagaagaagcaataGTATCTGTCGTGAAAGTGACAAACCTGGGAGGCAAATGCATTAAAACTTATGATTGGCCCTGAAATGTAAAAAGGTGCATACACCAGATAACTAAGGTATATAGTAAAGGTGAAATTGTTGGTATGGACATTTCTCTCCTGCAtgacaaatatatttataagaaaataaagttaTACTTTCAAGCAATAGCAACAAGAAGATGGCCTCCGATTTAATTAGCAACTAACCTGTAGAATTTGATAACAAATTTTTCCTGATTTACAAACATGGCATCTTTGGATATGCTTCTGCAAATACCAAAACAGGAAATTACCTGACAACTTGATTCTAATTGGACAAAATATACAGATCTGAGTTTTCACATGTGTATAGAAAAACTCTCAAGCaaacatgccatgcataaaCCTAGAAACCAGAAAAGTtccaaagaaaaatggagaCATAGAGAGTTATTTTTTATGGATAGATCTGTAATGCAGGATATCTTAATATTACTGGGAAAGTTTGGTACAAGTATGCCAGATATCTTTGTGACAAGTATGTGAAGTTTGGTAACATGTAAACAGTACACACCTGAAACCAGAGTTTCGACAGTAGATTAACTTATTTGTAAAAAGACATAACGATGATGCTGTACTTAATCATAGCTGCACCAAGTTTAAAGGATGCCCCAGAAATGCAGAAAGGAAGCAAAGAATGGCTTATTTCCTTTTACAAGACAGACAGGTTCTGAAGTACAAAGCTACAATTCCTAGACTATTTATGATATAATTGTCCACTGTTCAGTGACTTTTTATGTCATTTGCCTAACAGATAGAGTAACAGACCTAATAGtcaaattgatataaattagaCAGAAACCAAGGAATCATGCATAGTGGAGATACAAGAAGTGGCAGCAGAAGGGAAGGGGAGGGGGGGAGGaagagggagagaaagagaggaaactACCTCTTGATCAAAACGAGAATCTTGATGTGCCCAGTGGTAATCGTAGCCAAAACTTATCATGCGCAAAACAACTttcaaacaaataaatcaaaataaatacttGTAAAATGTACCATATGATGGTGTGTAAAATGTCACACACAATCTTAAGATTCAGGAAGCTAGTTAATGAACATCAATCGTTGATTTAGATAGGAGGAACACTCTTCTTTGAGAAccttaaataattttgttataAATAGTAATCTTTTACTCAGAATTCTTATTATTGGAATCAGGACAGACTGCTAATGCGTAAATCGCCTTTATACATGTCTTATCAAGTTGACCCTTGTTTGTAAAAACACAATCTGCACTAAGGAGGTTCGGCATAAGCATTTGTCCTTCAGAGGTGAATTTCAAACATCAAAGGTATTTATTTGTGAGGCCTTAAATTTTAGTGAATGCTGATACCACCGACAAGCAATTCGTGATATTTTATAACCAATTTATGGAATAGAACTTATGAGTTAATATTAATGGTCCACCCAAAGAATATATGGTCAATCCAAGAACAACAGCAGCATGCCAGACATGGACCATTCCAGGCACAAAGGCTTACTAACTTCCTGGTTGATCTATACACCATTTACTTAACTCAtctaaaataaatgaaagcaatttgtttttaagaaagaaaacaaaaccaatACTGTGCTTTTTCTGCTATTGGGTCAAAATGTCAGTGTGCTAATCAACTAAGGTTCTAAGCTTGCTAACAGGAACATTGTATCATTTCTTTTGTGCATCTACTAAGATTGCATTATATTCACTGAATTCCAATATCAATAAAATGTAAATGCAAGGATGTACCAAAGTTAAAGCAAATGTGCCATCTAAATGTGCCCCGAAAATTGTCCAAATATGTCCAGCGTTGCCTGCACGAAACAAAAAAAGACAATTATAGTAAGCAAGATTAGCATACCAACTAAGTAAAAATCATGTAGCTTAGACTACTCACCCAAATTTGGAGAACGAATATCCTTGATAAACACGgttgcaaaaaagaaaaaataggtTGAAAGTCCAAAGTACAAGAGGGAAGTACTTTGCCTTCGCAAATATCTGTGGAAACAGAAATCTAGTAATGGAATTAGATGCATTTGCAGGCAATAATGACGATAGAAAGATGCAAAAACAAACTAGAatttagagaagaaaaatgaattagaAAGGAAAGAGTTGGAGGAAATGAACCTTTACTAGAAGAAAGTTTGCTGAAGCAATCAAAAGGATAAAGACGACGCTGCGAAAAGAATGGGGAAAAAGGGTTAACGTTACcgcagaaagaaaagaagaagacaagttTTAGTGATGAGTAAAATGAAGGGAACTGACCAAGCTCCATGAAGATAAGAAAGGTAAatgagagaaaggaaaagccAAACAATGGACATCCCTCTGGCTCTGAAATGGAAACATTGTCTTGAGATATTAGCGAGCATGGTAAAGACTCCAAAGACAAGGGTAAGAAGGGGTAAATTTGCGCGGAAATTTCTCCACTGGGCATCAGATACATCCTACATAGAAGAAGACAAAGTGAGCTTTGGTCTAATGACTGAAACAATAGAAATTAATCATAAACTCAACATTGAAACAAGTGGTAAAAGGCGAGAACTTGCAAGTGCAAAATTGGATCTTTATCATTGGCAGGGAAATCCCAAAATGTAGTAAACGAAGAGCACCGATGATAGTAAACATTACATACATTGAGACGAGGAGGGAAAAGCCATCCGCCACGCAAACCGTACAGTTTGGAGAAATGATCTGCAGCAATCAAAGCAAATTGGGTTTACATAATACAGTAGtatatgaaaaacaaaaaaaaaaaagcagaaaaGATTCAAAATTGAGAAAGAAGTACGTCGAGAAAGGTGAAGAGAACGACGGATGCAAAAGGCGTAGAAGCCAATTGCATAAAGTATTAGAAGGGACAGCTCCACTTTGTTCTGCTTCTGTTTTAATTTACCcttactattattattgttattattcaTATTCacggaagaagaagaagaagaaggtgaAGAAAATCTCTGCCCTAGCAAGCAGCaagtaataattattaattaactaataaaCCCACAGCCGCTGCACTCTCCTTGTAGAcacccttttttttataataatacaaaaataataataaataataaataattaaataaattaaaaattttaaaaaaaaaacagagaggCCTCCATTGTCAAACCGCCTTCAGAGCATGCTCTCTGAGGCAGCTGATCTGAAGGTCACCTCCCAGTGATCTTCTTTGTCTTGAAGGCCACCCATCCGGAATTCATGCTGAGAAGAGCATGATTGCGTTGGACAATTGGGTTCTATAAAAACCCTAAAACCCTGGTTCAAAAGGAGGGAGGAACAAAAAACAGAACttttttagaaattttgaaaaaccagagagaaggatcaaaagaaaaaccagAGACAATTGGTTTCTATAGCTCATTTGTTGAAAGAATTAATTTgttagtatttaatttaatttttatatttttttattaattttaaaaaaatttaaattcaactcttttaataaaataaatatgcatgaatcattgaatcaaatattttaaaaaatttactttcaAATTGATAATCATGTCCGCAAAATGCTCAGTGATTCAAAATGAGATTGATAGACGTTTCTAGCTCCCCATGCTATGAATCATGCATGTGATGCAGTAACAAATCCAAGtgttttaaattcaaatctaCAAACAAAAAGCTGTAAAATCTTGTCTCTATTTGGAAATAGTGGTAAATGATCTGCTGCTTGGAGAACGGTGGGATGTGAATAAATCAGTAGAGTTGGTACGACTTCCCTTATTGTCTATTATCTAATCAAAACCGTAAGCTCCAAAAGGAGTCATCTAATCATAACTTACTGTAATTAGGAAACCCATATGATAAGCTCTGtggtttttgaaatttttattaactaattcaaCTATTAATGTGCTTTCTCTTTATGGTACATTTGGTTCGCGAAATAGATAGGAATgaaatagaatagttattacgtGGAAATAGAATGAAGtgaaaatagaatagaataagtATTACGTAGTTTAGTATGATGAATAGAATaaagtagaaataattattatgatttattacagtgtttggttggtaacaatagttttagaataagaaaagaatagaaaataaaaagataaaaatatattttattatatataattatttttttactttatttttttaatataattaataatttaaa from Theobroma cacao cultivar B97-61/B2 chromosome 5, Criollo_cocoa_genome_V2, whole genome shotgun sequence carries:
- the LOC18600653 gene encoding putative membrane-bound O-acyltransferase C24H6.01c isoform X2, which gives rise to MNNNNNNSKGKLKQKQNKVELSLLILYAIGFYAFCIRRSLHLSRHHFSKLYGLRGGWLFPPRLNDVSDAQWRNFRANLPLLTLVFGVFTMLANISRQCFHFRARGMSIVWLFLSLIYLSYLHGACVVFILLIASANFLLVKIFAKAKYFPLVLWTFNLFFLFCNRVYQGYSFSKFGQRWTYLDNFRGTFRWHICFNFVVLRMISFGYDYHWAHQDSRFDQEKHIQRCHVCKSGKICYQILQERNVHTNNFTFTIYLSYLVYAPFYISGPIISFNAFASQLDVPQNHYSIKEVTWYGLRWVFVLSLMELMTHLFYFNAFAVSGSWQMLSPMDIFIIGYGVINFMWLKFFLIWRYFRFWSLIAGIEAPENMPKCVNNCYNLEGFWKSWHASFNKWIVRYMYIPLGGSRRKLLNIWVIFTFVAIWHDLEWKLLSWAWLTCLFFVPEMLVKSATNALQAEGALGGFIFHELKAAAGAITITCLMVANLVGYVIGPSGINWLISRFLRKEGLSVLGFMLLSFYVGTKLMFQISDAKQRVQ
- the LOC18600653 gene encoding putative membrane-bound O-acyltransferase C24H6.01c isoform X3, with product MNNNNNNSKGKLKQKQNKVELSLLILYAIGFYAFCIRRSLHLSRHHFSKLYGLRGGWLFPPRLNDVSDAQWRNFRANLPLLTLVFGVFTMLANISRQCFHFRARGMSIVWLFLSLIYLSYLHGACVVFILLIASANFLLVKIFAKAKYFPLVLWTFNLFFLFCNRVYQGYSFSKFGQRWTYLDNFRGTFRWHICFNFVVLRMISFGYDYHWAHQDSRFDQEKHIQRCHVCKSGKICYQILQERNVHTNNFTFTIYLSYLVYAPFYISGPIISFNAFASQLDVPQNHYSIKEVTWYGLRWVFVLSLMELMTHLFYFNAFAVSGSWQMLSPMDIFIIGYGVINFMWLKFFLIWRYFRFWSLIAGIEAPENMPKCVNNCYNLEGFWKSWHASFNKWIVRYMYIPLGGSRRKLLNIWVIFTFVAIWHDLEWKLLSWAWLTCLFFVPEMLVKSATNALQVANLVGYVIGPSGINWLISRFLRKEGLSVLGFMLLSFYVGTKLMFQISDAKQRVQ
- the LOC18600653 gene encoding putative membrane-bound O-acyltransferase C24H6.01c isoform X1, with translation MNNNNNNSKGKLKQKQNKVELSLLILYAIGFYAFCIRRSLHLSRHHFSKLYGLRGGWLFPPRLNDVSDAQWRNFRANLPLLTLVFGVFTMLANISRQCFHFRARGMSIVWLFLSLIYLSYLHGACVVFILLIASANFLLVKIFAKAKYFPLVLWTFNLFFLFCNRVYQGYSFSKFGQRWTYLDNFRGTFRWHICFNFVVLRMISFGYDYHWAHQDSRFDQEKHIQRCHVCKSGKICYQILQERNVHTNNFTFTIYLSYLVYAPFYISGPIISFNAFASQLDVPQNHYSIKEVTWYGLRWVFVLSLMELMTHLFYFNAFAVSGSWQMLSPMDIFIIGYGVINFMWLKFFLIWRYFRFWSLIAGIEAPENMPKCVNNCYNLEGFWKSWHASFNKWIVRYMYIPLGGSRRKLLNIWVIFTFVAIWHDLEWKLLSWAWLTCLFFVPEMLVKSATNALQCSNEICCQAEGALGGFIFHELKAAAGAITITCLMVANLVGYVIGPSGINWLISRFLRKEGLSVLGFMLLSFYVGTKLMFQISDAKQRVQ